Proteins from a genomic interval of Coccinella septempunctata chromosome 2, icCocSept1.1, whole genome shotgun sequence:
- the LOC123306395 gene encoding dolichyl-diphosphooligosaccharide--protein glycosyltransferase subunit DAD1 — MANIGTVISKFYTEYTTKTPKKLKIIDAYLLYILLTGIVQFVYCLLVGTFPFNSFLSGFISTVSSFVLAVCLRLQVNPENKNQFQDVSPERGYADFIFASIVLHLVVMNFIG; from the exons ATGGCAAATATTGGAACCGTAATTTCCAAATTTTATACTGAATACACTACTAAAACACCAAAGaagttgaaaataattgatgCTTATTTATTATACATTCTACTGACCGGCATTGTTCAGTTTGTTTACTGTTTACTAGTGGGAACattcccattcaattctttcTTAAGTGGTTTCATTTCAACAGTCAGCTCCTTCGTTTTGGCTG TGTGTTTGCGACTACAAGTGAATccagaaaacaaaaatcaatttcaaGATGTGAGCCCTGAGAGAGGATACGCCGACTTTATATTTGCTAGTATCGTCTTGCACTTGGTTGTAATGAACTTCATTGGTTAA
- the LOC123306394 gene encoding uncharacterized protein LOC123306394 — MKKVTVVFIFCISAIFAAPALDEDVRKLESNNLGDFNDIKENIPGKIEESTSFTSTPTIEEIGRINRLCIEETKVDEKIVKMVITDHVIPKDSKYPKFLACSYRKQNYLNEKGEIQFQNIIRFLSKYYKREDLRPLEVCGELKQTNRGTDNALNALKCILPKLLPIKEIFDE, encoded by the exons ATGAAGAAAGTGACAGTGGTTTTTATATTTTGCATATCGGCAATTTTTGCTGCACCAGCCCTAGATGAAGATGTGAGAAAATTAGAA AGCAATAATCTTGGAGATTTCAATGATATCAAGGAAAATATTCCTGGTAAAATCGAAGAATCCACCTCATTCACATCGACGCCCACTATTGAAGAAATTGGTCGAATCAATAGATTATGTATTGAAGAAACAAAAGTcgatgaaaaaattgttaaaatGGTTATAACAGACCATGTTATTCCAAAAGATTCGAAATATCCAAAGTTCCTAGCATGCAGTTACAGGAAACAGAACTATTTGAACGAAAAAGGGGAAATTCAGTTCCAAAATATCATAAGGTTTTTATCCAAATATTACAAAAGAGAAGACTTGAGGCCATTGGAAGTTTGCGGAGAATTAAAACAAACCAATAGGGGAACTGATAATGCATTGAATGCTTTGAAGTGTATCTTGCCTAAACTATTACCAATCAAAGAAATCTTTGATGAATGA